A stretch of Limanda limanda chromosome 7, fLimLim1.1, whole genome shotgun sequence DNA encodes these proteins:
- the LOC133004594 gene encoding protein NLRC3-like, with amino-acid sequence MGADNSKQVGPSHKKGQDHRLRAESPGSSCLSLKSDWSKQRLPPLLSNEPGPSNTEERKRSHVSEEEQSSCCASCQDVLKDPVSTSCGHWFCRQCITSYWDQSGSSGDSSCPQCGQRSRTGAGAQTADRGLQEVSRKHQLSLRRRYEHVTEGSDKTGSDETGSRTLLNRIYTELYITEGQNEEVNTQHEVRQLETASKKKILHDTPIRCHDIFKASTDQQRRIRVVLTNGVAGVGKTFSVQKFTLDWAEGLENQDVGLLTVLSFRELNLVKDQQHSLLTLLRVFHPALQKLTAETLAVCKPLFIFDGLDESRPSLDFNHRELVSEVTQRSSVNVLLTNLIRGNLLPSALVWITSRPAAANQIPPACVDRVTEVRGFTEAQKEKYFRRRFSDEELCSRIISHIKTSRSLHIMCQIPVFCWISATVLEHMLTTDQRGELPKTLTELYSHFLLVQTKRKNNKYGEGHETSPQQLTEADRDVLLKLGRLALKHLEEGNIMFYQEDLELCGLNVTEASVYSGVCTEIFRREGVIFQKSVYCFVHLSVQEFLAAVYMFHCYTERNTEELKNFLGTYGNTDSSFSLDVLLKRTMEKSLSSTNGHLDLFVRFLHGLSLESNQRVLGGLLGRRENNPEIIQRVINNLKEMESGGSPDRSINIFHCLTEMNDHSVHQQMKQVE; translated from the exons aggtcaggaccacagactgagagcagagtctccagggtccagctgtctgtctctgaagagtgactggtccaaacAACGTCTTCCTCCACTCTtaagtaatgaacctggaccctcaaacacaga ggagaggaagaggagtcatgtttctgaggaggagcagtcgtcctgctgtgcttcgtgtcaggacgtcctgaaggatccagtctccaccagctgtggacactggttctgcagacagtgcatcacctcatactgggaccagtctggttcttcaggagactcctcctgtccccagtgtggacaaagatccagaacaggagctggagctcagacagccg atcgtggtctgcaggaggtttcaagaaaacatcagctcagtctgaggaggagatatgaacatgtgactgaaggaagtgataaaacaggaagtgatgaaacaggaagtagaaccctcctcaacaggatctacactgagctctacatcacagagggacagaatgaagaggttaatactcaacatgaggtgaggcagcttgagacggcttccaagaagaagatcctccacgacactcccatcaggtgccacgacatctttaaagcctccactgaccagcagagacgcatcagagtcgtcctgaccaacggcgtcgctggcgttggaaaaaccttctcggtgcagaagttcactctggactgggcagagggtttagagaaccaggatgtgggtctgctgactgtgctttcgttcagggagctgaacctggtgaaggaccagcagcacagtctcctcacgctgctccgtgttttccatccagcgttacagaagctcacggcagagacgctcgctgtctgtaaacctttgttcatctttgacggcctggatgaaagcagaccttctctggacttcaaccacagggagcttgtgtctgaggtcacacagaggtcatcagtcaacgtgctgctgacaaacctcatccgtgggaatctgcttccctcggctctcgtctggataacctccagacctgcggcggccaatcagattcctcctgcatgtgtcgacagggtcacagaagtacgaggcttcactgaggcccagaaggagaagtacttcaggaggagattcagtgatgaagagctgtgcagcagaatcatatcacacatcaagacgtccaggagcctccacatcatgtgtcaaatcccagtcttctgctggatcagtgctacagttctggagcacatgttgaccacagaccagagaggagagctgcccaagaccctgactgagctgtactcacacttcctgctggttcagacaaagaggaagaacaacaagtacggtgagggacatgagacgagtccacagcagctgacggaggctgacagggatgttctcctgaagctggggaggctggctcttaaacatctggaggaaggaaacatcatgttctaccaagaagacctggagctgTGTGGTCtcaatgtcacagaggcctcggtgtactcaggagtttgtactgagatcttcagaagagagggtgtgatcttccagaaatcagtctactgctttgttcatctgagcgttcaggagtttctggctgcagtctacatgttccactgttacaccgagaggaacacagaagaactcaagaacttcttgggaacatatgggaacacagACAGTAGCTTCTCCCTGGATgtcctcctgaagagaaccatggagaaatccctctccagtacaaatggtcatcttgacctgtttgttcgcttccttcacggcctcagtctggagtccaaccagagagtcttaggaggcctgctgggtcggagagagaacaatccagagatcatccagagagtcatcaacaacctgaaggagatggagagtggtggttctcctgacagaagcatcaacatcttccactgtctgactgagatgaacgaccactcagttcatcagcagatgaaaca GGTCGAgtga